CGGCTGGTCATGCTGTTTCAAGCTTTGCTTCGCATGGATCGCAATGCCTCTTTGACCATATCGGCCAAGCAAGCCGTGGCCATGCTGCCCTACATTCGTGAAAGCATGGAAGAAGGAAGTATGAATGATACCGAACGCAAGCAAGTCCTTGGCAGCTTAACGAGCGAGCAAAGAACTTTTTTGGACGAACAATCCAAACAAGTGAATAAGCGCATCAAAGAGCGGGTGGATAAACCGCATGCTGAGCTGTCACAGGAAGAACGCGAGAAGCGAATCAACGCTTTCATCGAGCAACGAAAAGCAGAACGGGCAGTCGAAGCTGGCCAAATTGATCGAGTGGATGGGGGAACTCAGCAATTAGATCCTCGAAGTATGGGGAAGAGCATTGAACAACAACTCGTGGAATTACTTGTTTCCAAGCAAGATTAGGTTGGCAGTCATGAATGAAAAGACAACTAAGAGCATGCGCAATAAATCAACTTCGGTCGAATTATCCCTAAGGAGGAAGCAACTTCATGAAATGGTATCGCAGCAAGTGGCTTATTGTAAGTATCGCGGTCATCCTGTGCGCTGGGGGTTCCTATGCCTATCTGGCAAAAGGAAAGAAAACGAAAGCAGCGGATGTCAAAGAGGTGACGGCCGATGTGAAGAAAGGGAATATTCGTTCTTCGGTATCCGGTACAGCGCAATTCGAGCCTAAGGAAACACAAACGATCACAATTACACAGGATGCGAATATTAAATCGATAAATTTGAAACGAAATCAAGCCGTCAAAGCCGGTGATGTGCTGATTGAACTCACCAGCTCCAGCTTGGAGAGTGATCTGCAAGACGCTCAGCTTAATTATGAGCAGCTACAGAAGGATTTGAGTTCACTTGAGCAGCAGCAAGGGTTAATGGGCGTAAGAGCGCCGGTTTCCGGCAAGCTTACATATGCAACCAATCTAGACCTCGGTTCATCGATTAATAAATCAACGAAAATTGCTACGATCGCCGATGTGAGCACTTTGACAGTCACACTTCCTTTCTTCGTGGAAGATGCAGCGCAGCTTCATAAGGGTGATGCCGTAGATATTACGTTAGATGGTTTTATGATTACGAAAACGGGAACGATTCAAACGATTTCCAAGGACCCCAAGTCCGATGGGAAGGGCGGCAAATTGATTGATATCGACATTACGGTTCCGAATGATAACTCCATGGACGCAGGCACCAATGTACTTGGTTCTGTGACGATTGGCGGACGTGCTGTCGATTCACAAGCCAAAGGCGCACTGCAGTATCAGAAAGTGACAACGATTCTGGCCGGGACAACGGGTAACGTGTCTACGCTGCCTTTCAAAACCGGGAATATGGTTCATCAGGGCGATCAGATTGCCTCCTTTGTGAATGATACGCTCGGTGATGATATTCTAGCCAAACAATCAGCGCTTGAACGTCAGAAACTGAAAGTGGCAGCAGCTCAGGATAAAGTGGATAATCTCAAAATTGTCGCGCCTTTCGACGGTGTGTTCTCCACGGACTTCGTCAATAAGAGAAATGATATTCTAGGCAACTATCAAGCCGGAAGCAAAGTAAATAGCGGAACACAGCTGGGCGCTGTGGCTAGTTTTGCCAAAATGCAGCTGCCCGTCCAAGTCGATGAGTTGGATCTTCCCAACATTAAGACGGGGATGAAAGCGGAGATTAAGGTGGATTCTTACCCAGGCCGCGTGTTCCCAGCAGAAGTTACGCAAGTTTCTACGGTAGGGACAACAACGAATGGCGTTACCTTCTATGATGTGGTGCTAGCTGCTGACAATAAGGATAATGTGTTGAAATATGGGATGACGGCAACAGGTGAAATCCTGATTCAAGATAAGAAAGATATTCTCTACATCCCGCCTGAAGCTCTTCAATCGCAAAAAGGAAAACGCGTCGTTACTTTGAAAAAAGCGGACGGTACGTTAGAGACAGAGCATGAGGTTACGATTGGGATTCGCTCCAAGACACAAGTCGAGATAACAGATGGGCTTAAAGAAGGCGACAAAGTCGTGTTGCCTGGTGTAAAAAGACAGCAAAATTTAAGTCAGGACGAAATAAATCGTTTGAGACAGCAGTTCCAGCAAAACGGAGGCGCAGGCGGTGCAGGCGGCTTTGGTGGCGGAGGCTCAGGAGGATTCCAAGGCGGCGGAGCTGGTGGAGCGGGAGCTGGCGGCAATACAGGAGCTGTCCGGACCAACGGCGGTGGCGGTGCTAGATAATACTGCTGGGAAGGGAGCTATTGTGGTATGAATATCATTGAACTTAAAGAAATTACCAAAACCTATAAGCGCGGTCTGGAAGATCTGCCCATTTTGCGTGGCATATCGCTATCTGTGGCCGAAGGTGATTTTGTAGCGATCATCGGGCCGAGTGGATCAGGGAAATCGACGCTGATGAACACGATTGGTTTGTTGGATGTTCCTACCTCAGGCAGTTATATTCTGGATGGCGTCGTAACGGAACATATGAACGATAACGCCCTGGCTGAACTGCGGAATCAGAAAATCGGCTTTATTTTCCAACAATTTAACCTTTTGCCGCGTTTATCAGCAATGGAAAATGTGGAACTTCCGATGATTTATGCGGGGATTGCGAAGAAAGAGCGGCGAGAACGAGCACACAATATGCTGAAGATGCTTGGTATGGGCGAACGCGGTCATCATAAGCCGAGCGAGTTATCCGGCGGTCAACAGCAGCGTGTCGCGATTGCGCGAGCGTTGGCCATCTCCCCATCGCTTATTCTGGCAGATGAGCCGACAGGCGCACTGGATTCCAGAACTGGCGAAGAAGTACTGGAATTAATTTTACAGTTGAATGCACAAGGGAATACGATCGTCCTGATTACGCATGATCATCATATTGCCGATAATGCCCAGCGCGTTGTTGCTCTGCGCGACGGAGTCATCATTGATGACTATCGGAATTCCACGGACAAGGGCGCTGTGAAGCAAGAGGTGAGCGTATGAAGGTAAATGAACTGCTCAGAATGTCTCTGCGGACGATTATTTCGAGCCCGTTGCGAACATTTCTGACCATGCTTGGCGTCATCATCGGAGTTAGTTCGGTTGTCACGTTGGTATCCATCGGGCAAGGGACTTCCGAGCAAATTGCCAAGCAGTACGAGAACATGGGGACGAATCTGTTGGTTGTTACGGCAACCGGGAACGGGCGCGCTACGCAATTGGATTATAATGAACTGATGAATTTCGAGAACTTCCCGGAATTTAAATCCATTGCGCCAACGATGACGAAGAACGGCTCCAATATTAAATATGACCGTACACAGGAGAAATACAATGTAATTGGCACGAATGACCGTTACTTCGGGATCATTAAAGCGACGGTAGACAAGGGGCGCAACCTGTCTCCTACGGATCTTGAGTTTCGCTCGAATGTAGCCGTGCTGGGCAGCGAGGTTGCCAAAACATACTTCGGAACTCTGGACCCCGTTGGCGAGGAAATAAATATTGATGGCGCCGTGTTCAGTGTCATCGGTACGCTCAAAGAGAAGGGTTCCAACATTGGCGGGGCATCCGTCGACAGCTCGGTTATCGTTCCACTGGAGACTGCCAGACGTGTCTTTAAACTAGGGCAAATCCGTACTACCTACGTGGAAGCGCCAACCAAAGACGATATTTATACAGCGCAAGAAA
Above is a genomic segment from Paenibacillus sp. HWE-109 containing:
- a CDS encoding ABC transporter ATP-binding protein yields the protein MNIIELKEITKTYKRGLEDLPILRGISLSVAEGDFVAIIGPSGSGKSTLMNTIGLLDVPTSGSYILDGVVTEHMNDNALAELRNQKIGFIFQQFNLLPRLSAMENVELPMIYAGIAKKERRERAHNMLKMLGMGERGHHKPSELSGGQQQRVAIARALAISPSLILADEPTGALDSRTGEEVLELILQLNAQGNTIVLITHDHHIADNAQRVVALRDGVIIDDYRNSTDKGAVKQEVSV
- a CDS encoding ABC transporter permease, with amino-acid sequence MKVNELLRMSLRTIISSPLRTFLTMLGVIIGVSSVVTLVSIGQGTSEQIAKQYENMGTNLLVVTATGNGRATQLDYNELMNFENFPEFKSIAPTMTKNGSNIKYDRTQEKYNVIGTNDRYFGIIKATVDKGRNLSPTDLEFRSNVAVLGSEVAKTYFGTLDPVGEEINIDGAVFSVIGTLKEKGSNIGGASVDSSVIVPLETARRVFKLGQIRTTYVEAPTKDDIYTAQETMKQYLTYKFKSDTGFVLTNQDELLKARTEATNTLTNQLVAVALISLLVGGIGIMNIMLVTVSERTREIGIRKSIGAKRRNILLQFLVEAVVISGMGGLIGLALGIGLSYALPYFSPKQTTSLSFDISLYAFLFSVLVGVIFGLYPANKASKLRPIDALRSD
- a CDS encoding efflux RND transporter periplasmic adaptor subunit; the protein is MKWYRSKWLIVSIAVILCAGGSYAYLAKGKKTKAADVKEVTADVKKGNIRSSVSGTAQFEPKETQTITITQDANIKSINLKRNQAVKAGDVLIELTSSSLESDLQDAQLNYEQLQKDLSSLEQQQGLMGVRAPVSGKLTYATNLDLGSSINKSTKIATIADVSTLTVTLPFFVEDAAQLHKGDAVDITLDGFMITKTGTIQTISKDPKSDGKGGKLIDIDITVPNDNSMDAGTNVLGSVTIGGRAVDSQAKGALQYQKVTTILAGTTGNVSTLPFKTGNMVHQGDQIASFVNDTLGDDILAKQSALERQKLKVAAAQDKVDNLKIVAPFDGVFSTDFVNKRNDILGNYQAGSKVNSGTQLGAVASFAKMQLPVQVDELDLPNIKTGMKAEIKVDSYPGRVFPAEVTQVSTVGTTTNGVTFYDVVLAADNKDNVLKYGMTATGEILIQDKKDILYIPPEALQSQKGKRVVTLKKADGTLETEHEVTIGIRSKTQVEITDGLKEGDKVVLPGVKRQQNLSQDEINRLRQQFQQNGGAGGAGGFGGGGSGGFQGGGAGGAGAGGNTGAVRTNGGGGAR